AGATAGATTCCCCACTTCATCATAGCGATATTCGATTCTATTTCCATTCTCATCGACATACGAGACAATACGATCGAGTGCATCATACGTTCTCGTGATGGTTTTGCCCTCTTGATCTGTCACTGTAAGCAGATTATGATTCTCATCATACGTTCGACTGACTTCGGATTCCGGTGTGTTCGTTTGGATTAAACGTTCGACTTCATCGTATGCATAAGTGATCACTTGTTCTCTGGCATTTTTCTTCTCGGTGACTAAATCACGGCCATCATATTGATACGAGATCCCCCCACCACTGTCGAATGTTTCTTTAATTAATCTACCTGCTTCATCATATTCAAAAGAAGTTTGCACACCATTGGCATCGGTGAATGCTAGTAACTGGCCTTTAGAATCAAAGGATTGCTGGCTTATACCACCCATAGCGTCTACCACTTGAGTCAGTTGATTCACCACATCATATTGATACGTTTGATTATTTCCTAACGGATCGGTCAGTGTGGTTAACCTTCCGTTTTTGCCATAGGCTTGTGTCGTTGTATTGCCTAGTGCATCGGTCATTTGAATCGGTTGATCACCATCGTTATATACAATCAAGGTGATCTGATTTTCTTTTGCATCCTTTTGAGAAATCAAGTTTCCGACGGCATCATATTGCGTTGTTAACGTATGACCTAAGGCATCGGTGATACCTGTCTGTCTTCCAATTTCATCATAAGTCGTTGTCGTTGTATTTCCTAAAGCATCCGTAACCTGCGTGAGTCGACCTTCCTTGTCATAAGCATACTGAGTCAACTGACCTAACGCATCCGCTTCTTGAATTAGGTCATTCATTTTATTGTACGTATTGGTCATGACATTTCCTAAAGCATCGGTTTTAGTGATCACATTATTGTTTAGATCATACGTAAACTGAGTCACTCCATGTAACGCATTCGTTTCACTTAACAGATTTCCTAATGCATCATAACTAAAGGTATTTGTATTTCCTTCTGGATCGGTCGTACTGATTAAACGATCCATGTTATCATACGTATTCGTTTCACTGTTTCCAACCTCATCGGTTGTTGAAACAAGACGATCTAACGCATCATAACTAAAGGCCACGGTATGACCGAGTGGATCAGTTGTACTTAGGATTCTCCCCTTGACATCGTAAGTGTTTTCTATGATATTTCCTTTCGCATCGGTTGTTTTAGTTAATTGATTCAAGTGATTAAACGAATACTGTGTAGTTTGATTTTCTGCATCGGTTTCAGATATCAAGTTACCATTTCCATCATACGTAAAACTCGTGACATATCCTAAGGCATCGGTTTTCGTTAATACATTCCCCATGCCATCATAGGTAAATAAAGTTTCCTTCCCTAACGCATCCACTTCTTTGGTGATGTTGCCTCTGGAGTCTACGGTAAATGTGCTTGTCCCTTCCAGTGCATCGGTGACTTGAATCAGTTGTCCGATCGCATTATGCGTCATGGAGGTGGTATTTCCATTTTTATCTGTTTTAGTGCTTAAATAGCCTAGTGTGTCATAAGTGAATGACTCACGGTTGCCTTCAGCATCTGTCTCACTGATCAACTGATCAATCGCATTGTATTCTTTGGTTGTGACATACCTCATTGGATCAGTGATTTGAATGACTCTGCCTTTGGCATCATACGTTTGAACTGTTTCATGACCAAGAGGATCGGTGATTTTTTGTAAACGATCTTCTGGATCGTATGCATATAGTATCGTATGTCCTAATCGATCTTCCACTGAAATGAGCTTTCCGTTTGCATTATACGTATAGGTTGTACTCTCTCCTAAAGCATTGGTTTCACTTAAGAGATTGCCTTGCATGTCATAGGTAAATTGAGTCGTGTTTCCTAACTGATCCGTTTGTTGAATAAGATGATCCAACGCATCGTATGCATAGGTGATGGCTTCCGTTTCTGAGAAACTTTCTTTGATTAATCTACCCACCTCATCATATTCGTACTTGACGATATTTCCGTTTGGATCTTGTTTCTCTTGCAACATGCCATTGATATTTGTAAATAAGGTCTCAGCACCATTAAAATCTACTTGACGTTGCACATAACCGAGTTCATCATACGTCAAGGACTGCTGAAATCCTTCTGGATTGGTCACTTGAATTAAACGATTGGACTCATCATAGGTAAATTCTGTTTTATGTCCAGTAACGTTCGTTCTCGTTAATAGATTGTTACGCTCATCATAAGTCATGATCGTTTTATTCTCAGCTGGATCGATGATTTCAATCGTGTTGCCCATCTCATCATATTTAAATTGCTTCGTTTGATTCAAGGCATCGGTTTCTTGAATCAAATTCCCTAGACCGTCATACGCCATGGTGGTGATGTGACCTAGTTCATCTTCGATTTTTACTAATCGATACTGATAATCATGAATGAGTTTCTTTGTTTGACCATCTCTTTTGGTTACGATCGTGGTTAAGTAACCCGGTTCAATCTCTTCGTCATATTGGAAAGTCGTAATGGCATTTCCTTCGACACCATCGTCTTGTGTAACGACACGACCGGACTCATCATACGTATTGACAAAGGTTTGTACGCCTTGTTCGGTTGAAGTTAGGACTCTTCCTAGTTCATCATACGTATACGTGATGACCTCATTTCTCGTATTTGTAATTTGGGTGAGATGGTTATTTTCATCATATTGAAAAAGCATCGTTCTTGCTAGATTATCTGTGACTTTGGTTAATCGATTGTCCGTATATTCAAATCCAAAATAGGTTCCCGTATCTTCTTCGATCACTTTGATCAATTGATTGGTACTGTCATCATATTGGAATGTAATGCTTTTTCCGTGTTTATTAATCTGTTCTACTAGTTTTCCAGCAGCATCAAATTGATAGATTCGTTGATCTTTTCTTTTTAACGTATAACTTCCATCTTCATGTTGAGTCAGTTGATCAAACTGCGTGGCTTTGTCATAGGAATCATACGTGCCGTCCTCATTTTTAATAAATCGATTCTTCTGGTGATTGGACCAGTGAATCATGACAGAATACTCTGATTCTTGTTCTAAATAGGCATCATAATTGTGACTCCAACCGACACCCACTGCTCCCTCATTTAATAGAAGTGAGTGATAGTCTAGTTTAAAGTTCAGCTTCTGCGGACCATGCAGTTGCAGCAAATTTTTGTTGATGACCATCGCTCCAGAAGAAGTATCTACTGGGTCTGCATGGTAAGATCTCATATCCGCGAAAGCATAATAATCGATTCTTTCAATTTGTTTTTTAGCCTCAGAACCCGAAATCGGGGTTGGATTGAGGGGGACAGGTAAATAAAAACCCAGTCCAGAGGGAATATAAGCTATCTTCCCATTCGTAATCCCCGAAACGTGAACGAGATCGAATCCTGGAGAATTCCCTGCCATATCAATGCCAACGACAGCCACTGCAACGACCGGTTGATCAAATCCGATATCAGCCAAGTCAAAGCTGGTCGTCGTCCCTCCACTCGCCATACCGAGAAATACAAACTCATTATCATAAGAGCTCACATAAATCTCAGCTTGATCACCAGCAGCTCCTTGTTCTGTGATAAAAATATCTGGAACACCCGGTTTATCTATAATTTCATAATCATATCCTATGGTTAAATAACTACTTGAAGGTAAAGCAACAAAACCTTCAGTATCCCCACCAAGAGCAACTGTCGGTGAAACATAAATATAATCTGTACTTGTAGTAGAATCACCAAAGTTTAAACCATAAAAATCTTCATACTCAAGATTTACCCCACTGTAGTATTGATTTAATAGTTTAGAGCCAAATGCTGCAGATAAAAGAGACCATGTTGAACCTTTCTCTCCTGTTACTTTGATATAATATACACCTGAATGAGGAGGAGTGAATTCAACGCTTGAGTCCGATGTATAAATGGATGTTGTTTCATTTTCAGGATAAATCGATACACTTTCCCCACCTACGTTTTGAAGTGAATACGTTTGACTTGAACCCAACTCTGTTTTATACCATGTATAACCTTGATTTGTAATCGTTCCTTCAAATTCATGATTCAAATTAGCTGTAAAAGCCGTTCCTCTTGTTGTACCTGGTTCAACAGGATTTAGACTCCAGCTGTTTCCACTTGACCCTTTAATGACTACGTAATACTCACCTGTAGTACTGGGAGTATAATCAAATGCCGTGTTACTAGAATCTGCTGATCTATAATCATATGTTGAACTACCTACTGGATAAAAATATAAATATCCTCCACCTTGTTTATGCCAGCTATACGTTTGATTGGCATCCAACTCTGTAATATACCTAGCATAACCAGAGTCCGTTATTGTTCCTTCAAAACTTCCACTTAAATCAATAGGAATCGCCGTTTTATATGTCATTCCTGCCTCAGCAGACTTCAGACTCCAACTCGCTCCACTGGAACCTTCAATTTTTAAATAATAAGTTCCTGTTGTACTTGGTGTAAAATCAAATGCCGTATTATTAGAATAAGGAGATCTATAATCATATGATGTACTACTTTCTGGATAAAAAGATAAATAGTTTCCACCCAGTTTATGCAAACTATACGTTTGATTCGTATCCAACTCTGTAACGTACCACGTATAACCTGCTCCTTTAATTGTCCCCTCTATACCTTCATTTATATCTAACGCAATAGCTGTTTCTTTTGTCATCCCTTGTTCTGCTGGATTTAAACTCCAAGTCCCTCCAACTGATCCAGTTATCTGTAAGTAATAAGTCCCTGTAGCACTTGGTGTAAAATCAAAACTTGGATTAGTCCTTGCTGATCTATACTCGTAAGATGTACTACCTTCTGGATAAAAATATAAGTAGTCTCCTCCTACCCTCTGTAAATGGTAGGTTTGATTTTCATCTAGTTCTGTAATATACCATGTTTGAGCTGCATCCGTAATTACTCCTTCAAAACCACGGTTTAAATCAACGAGAATGGCTAATTCTTTTGTCTTTCCCGCCTCAACAGCAGGATTTAGACTCCAGCTGTTTCCACTTGATCCTTTAATGACTATATAATACTCACCTGTGGTACTGGGAGTATAATCAAATGCCGTGTTACTAGAATCTGCTGATCTATAATCATATGTTGAGCTAACTGCTGGATAAAAATATAAATATCGTCCACCTTGTTTATGCAAACTATACGTTTGATTGGCATCCAGCTCTGTAATATATCTTGAATAACCTGTATCCGTTATTGTCCCTTCAAAACTTCCACTTAAATCAATAGGAATCGCCGTTTTATATGTCATTCCTGCCTCAGCAGGATTTAAACTCCAGCTGTTTCCACTTGACCCTTTAATGACTACGTAATACTCACCTGTAGTACTGGGAGTAAAATCAAATGCCGTGTTACTAGAATCTGCTGATCTATAATCATATGTTGAACTACCTACTGGATAAAAATATAAATATCCTCCACCTTGTTTATGCCAGCTATACGTTTGATTGGAATCCAGCTCTGTAATATACCTCGCATAACCAGAGTCCGTTATTGTTCCTTCAAAACTTCCACTTAAATCAATAGGAATCGCCGTTTTATATGTCATTCCTGCCTCAGCAGACTTCAGACTCCAACTCGCTCCACTGGAACCTTCAATTTTTAAATAATAAGTTCCTGTTGTACTTGGTGTAAAATCAAATGCCGTATTATTAGAATAAGGAGATCTATAATCATATGATGTACTACTTTCTGGATAAAAAGATAAATAGTTTCCACCCAGTTTATGCAAACTATACGACTGATTCGTATCCAACTCTGTAACATACCACGTATAACCTGCTCCTTTAATTGTCCCCTCTATACCTTCATTTATATCTAACGCAATAGCTGTTTCTTTTGTCATCCCTTGTTCTGCTGAATTTAAACTCCAAGTCCCTCCAACTGATCCAGTTATCTGTAAGTAATAAGTCCCTGTAGCACTTGGTGTAAAATCAAAACTTGGATTAGTCCTTGCTGATCTATACTCGTAAGATGTACTACCTTCTGGATAAAAATATAAGTAGTCTCCTCCTACCCTCTGTAAATGGTAGGTTTGATTTTCATCTAGTTCTGTAATATACCATGTTTGAGCTGCATCCGTAATTTCTCCTTCAAAACCACGGTTTAAATCAACGAGAATGGCTAATTCTTTTGTCTTTCCCGCCTCAACAGCAGGATTTAGACTCCAGCTGTTTCCACTTGATCCTTTAATGACTATATAATACTCACCTGTGGTACTGGGTGTAAAATCAAATGCCGTGTTACTAGAATCTGCTGATCTATAATCATATGTTGAACTGCCTGCTGGATAAAAATATAAATATCGTCCACCTTGTTTATGCAAACTATACGTTTGATTGGCATCCAGCTCTGTAATATATCTTGAATAACCTGTATCCGTTATTGTCCCTTCAAAACCACCACTTAAATCAATAGGAATTGCCGTTTTATATGTCATTCCTGCCTCAGCAGGATTTAAACTCCAGCTCTTTCCACTTGACCCTTTAATGACTACGTAATACTCACCTGTGGTACTGGGAGTAAAATCAAATGCCGTGTTACTAGAATCTGCTGATCTATAATCATATGTTGAACTACCTACTGGATAAAAATATAAATATCCTCCACCTTGTTTATGCCAGCTATACGTTTGATTGGAATCCAGCTCTGTAATATACCTCGCATAACCAGAGTCCGTTATTGTTCCTTCAAAACTTCCACTTAAATCAATAGGAATCGCCGTTTTATATGTCATTCCTGCCTCAGCAGACTTCAGACTCCAACTCGCTCCACTGGATCCTTCAATTTTCAAATAATAAGTTCCTGTTGTACTTGGTGTAAAATCAAATGCCGTATTATTAGAATAAGGAGATCTATAATCATATGATGTACTACTTTCTGGATAAAAAGATAAATAGTTTCCACCCAATTTATGCCAACTATACGTTTGATTGGCATCCAGCTCGGTTATATACCATGTTTTTTTAGCGTTTGTTACTTTCCCCTCAAAACCATTACTTAAATCAATGGGAATTACTGTTTTTCGGGTCATTCCTGCCTCAGCGGGGTTCAGACTCCAATTCTCTCTACCACTTATTCCTTCAATTTTTAAATAATAAGTCCCTGTTGAACTTGGTGTATAATCAAATGCCATATCTTTTGAATATGCCGTTCTATAATCATACGTTGTATTACCTTCTGAATAGAAGTATAGGTAATATCCACCTACTTTATGCCAACTATAAGTTTGATTTGCATCCAATTCTGTAACATACCAAGTATAACCAGACTCTGTTATCGTTCCATCAAAACCTTCATTTAAATTTATAGGAATCGCCTTTTCTCTACTCAAACCATCTGGTACTTCTTCAATCACAGGTTCCTCTTGGAGCAGTTCTTCAGTTACTGGTGTCTCTTCAATGTCAGATTCTTCAGTTGCTGTTGCATCTTCAGCCACAGCGGGCTCTTCTCCAGTCACTGGCACATCTTCTATGACTGGTGATTCTTTCGGTACTTCTTCACCTACTGGTATCTCTTCAGTAACTGCTTCTTCAACTTGTGCTTCTTCGATCACTGGAGTTTCCTCAGTAACTTGTGGCACTTCACTTTTAAGTGGTAAAAAATCCTCACCAGCATAAGTTGGAAAGATCGAGCTGCTTAAAAAAATGAAAATAAAAATGATACGTAAACTGTTGTTAAAAATCCTTTTCACCTAATACTCCCCTTTTCTTCCATTAAATTGTAGTGTATTTTGGGATGTCAAAAATCCTCGACCTACAAAACTTGCCGAGGGTTTTGACTTTTTTCCTATACTTAAAATACTATTGGAATATAGTGGGGAAGTCTAGAAGTCATTTAGTACTATTTGTAAGCTGAAAATGGGACTTTCCTTAGACCATTGGACTCATATAAAATACAAATAATAGTATGTATATGTAAAATTTTAAAAGATATTGATTTATTTGATATAGCTTCATTATTACTTAATATGATAATGACAAGTTATTTTATAAGAAAAAAAGAACATTCATCTCTGCAAAAAACGAATGTCCTTTTCTGTATCATTTTATCAAATTTTTTCTAAGCTGTTGCTTTCTGGCGTCTAAAACTTTTTTCAGCTTTACCTGTGTGCAGTTGCCACATATGCCAGAATAAATATGGAACCATTAAGGCGAAATTAATGATACCCCACATTTTTAATACTTCTGCATTTTGCCAAGAAGAAGTATCCATGACTTGCGGGAATATATCAAAACTGGCTCTTAACAATAAATGTGCAGCTAGTGTATACACTCGAGCTATAATATACAGTTCTGGACGTTTCTTTAAGATCGGATAAATTTCTGCTGCAAGCAAAATACATAAAGAAGCACCAAAGTATATCGGGCTTTCAGCATAAACAAAACAAGCATTCCATGTTGTATACAGGAAGTTCCAGGGTGCTGTCGTATAAGCAACTAGATCACCATATGATTTGGAAGCAGCTATTTTTTTATTTGTGATTTCCCAAAACTTTGGAGCGAAAGGAATCGTTACACAAAGCAAGAAACCCGTAAGGGCGTTGTAATAGTTGCCCATGGTTGCATCTTTAATTGTTGCTTCTAAAATATTCAAAAATAAAATAGCATAGAAAAACCAAAGAAACTCTTTATGTTTCAAAACGTTCCAAACTTTCCCCTGCCTATCTTCATAGACAGCAATGCGGGAGAAACAAACGATAATGGTTGGTAAAATAACACTTAAAATCTTTACCCATCTGAACCAACCCTCAACACCACCCATCATCCAAAGGGGAAAAGTCAATAAAGATGCTGTCCAAAAATAAGCTGAAAATTTATAATACTTTCTAAAAAATGCAATGATAAATAATAAAATAATGAAATAGACAGGCATGGAAATGATATGAGGCCAGATATCGATATTCATAATAGCTCATCTCCTAGTGATTTTAGTATATAAATTAAACATAATGAATGTACTATATGTTTTTATTATATAAACAGTAGGTTCAATGAGCTGTGATATTATTCACATAGTAAATATCAACAATTTACGATTTAGTGAAATATGAGTAAAATAAATGACCCCGGCAATAAAAACCGAAGTCATTTATCCAAAAATATTTTGCGTACAGACGCCCACCTCTATAGGTGGGATCTTCAAATCATGTGGAGTAGGGTCTCCATCTGATTTCTCGATGTTTAAGCAAAGCTTAAACGAGTTCACTCACTGTTATACTCCTTCTATATTTTGAAAAACACGATCAAAGCGCTCTAATGCATCATCGATCACATCATCCGTATCTGCCAAACTAGTATATAATCTGCTTCCTGCCAATGTAATGATTCCCTCGGCTAAATAAGCAGCACCCATTTCCTCCATCATATGTTTGCGTTTTTTTATCTCTCCTAAAGCACTGATGATATTAATACCTAGTTTCACAAACATCGCTGCAGCCGTTTCAAGATGACAAATCGATCCCTGATTATAAGCTACGAAAGGTAAGTTATATCTATCTATGATTTCATTTAGCCCTTCTGTTAAACGATCCCCCGCTCTGCCTGCTACTTCACAAGCGTTTGTTTTTTCAATCTCTTTAATTGTATAGTATCCTGCAAGTGCACTTAAAGGATTTGCAGCTAATGTCCCTCCTACATACGCTCTTTTTTTGCCGCTTTCAAGACCTGCTGCTAAACGAGACATCAAATCTTTTCTTCCTCCAATTCCTCCTGCTGAAGGATACCCACCTGCAATGACTTTGCCAAAAATCGTTAAATCCGGTTTCACATCAAAATATCCTTGTGCTCCACCTAAACCCATTCTAAATCCAGTAACAACTTCATCAAAAATAAGTAAAGTATCAAATTCGTCACACAATTTACGAACTTGCTGATTATATTCCTTATTTACTGGTCTAGTTCCACTCTCAGGACCAACAGGTTCTACAATGACACAAGCAGTACCACCTCTAAGCTTGTTCAACTTTAACTGCCTTCTTAAAGCGGATAAATCATTTGGTTTTACTTCTTGTGTGTGTCGTGTGCTCGTTCTTGGAATACCATGTGCTTCAAACCTACGAGTTCCCGGTATCTTCAAACCATATACTACCTGATCACTCCACCCGTGATAAGCCCCACCGATCTTGATTACTTTCTTTTTACCAGTGACTAATCTTGAAATACGAATGGCAGCCATCACAGATTCCGTTCCACTACCTAACATACGATACATCTCTATTGATGGCATATGGTGATTGATTAATTTGGCTAACTTATATTCATACTCATGAAACAAACCTGTTACAGGTCCGCAATCATTAATTAACTCTATTACTTTCTCTCTCACTGGTTTATAATTATTTCCTAAAATAATAGGTCCGCCTGATTGAAGAAAATCAATGTATTGATTGCCATCAATATCCCACAGGTAAGCTCCTTCTGCTTTATTAATAACGATAGGAAATGGATAGTTAAAAGCTAAATTA
The window above is part of the Chengkuizengella sp. SCS-71B genome. Proteins encoded here:
- a CDS encoding RHS repeat-associated core domain-containing protein, whose protein sequence is MKRIFNNSLRIIFIFIFLSSSIFPTYAGEDFLPLKSEVPQVTEETPVIEEAQVEEAVTEEIPVGEEVPKESPVIEDVPVTGEEPAVAEDATATEESDIEETPVTEELLQEEPVIEEVPDGLSREKAIPINLNEGFDGTITESGYTWYVTELDANQTYSWHKVGGYYLYFYSEGNTTYDYRTAYSKDMAFDYTPSSTGTYYLKIEGISGRENWSLNPAEAGMTRKTVIPIDLSNGFEGKVTNAKKTWYITELDANQTYSWHKLGGNYLSFYPESSTSYDYRSPYSNNTAFDFTPSTTGTYYLKIEGSSGASWSLKSAEAGMTYKTAIPIDLSGSFEGTITDSGYARYITELDSNQTYSWHKQGGGYLYFYPVGSSTYDYRSADSSNTAFDFTPSTTGEYYVVIKGSSGKSWSLNPAEAGMTYKTAIPIDLSGGFEGTITDTGYSRYITELDANQTYSLHKQGGRYLYFYPAGSSTYDYRSADSSNTAFDFTPSTTGEYYIVIKGSSGNSWSLNPAVEAGKTKELAILVDLNRGFEGEITDAAQTWYITELDENQTYHLQRVGGDYLYFYPEGSTSYEYRSARTNPSFDFTPSATGTYYLQITGSVGGTWSLNSAEQGMTKETAIALDINEGIEGTIKGAGYTWYVTELDTNQSYSLHKLGGNYLSFYPESSTSYDYRSPYSNNTAFDFTPSTTGTYYLKIEGSSGASWSLKSAEAGMTYKTAIPIDLSGSFEGTITDSGYARYITELDSNQTYSWHKQGGGYLYFYPVGSSTYDYRSADSSNTAFDFTPSTTGEYYVVIKGSSGNSWSLNPAEAGMTYKTAIPIDLSGSFEGTITDTGYSRYITELDANQTYSLHKQGGRYLYFYPAVSSTYDYRSADSSNTAFDYTPSTTGEYYIVIKGSSGNSWSLNPAVEAGKTKELAILVDLNRGFEGVITDAAQTWYITELDENQTYHLQRVGGDYLYFYPEGSTSYEYRSARTNPSFDFTPSATGTYYLQITGSVGGTWSLNPAEQGMTKETAIALDINEGIEGTIKGAGYTWYVTELDTNQTYSLHKLGGNYLSFYPESSTSYDYRSPYSNNTAFDFTPSTTGTYYLKIEGSSGASWSLKSAEAGMTYKTAIPIDLSGSFEGTITDSGYARYITELDANQTYSWHKQGGGYLYFYPVGSSTYDYRSADSSNTAFDYTPSTTGEYYVVIKGSSGNSWSLNPVEPGTTRGTAFTANLNHEFEGTITNQGYTWYKTELGSSQTYSLQNVGGESVSIYPENETTSIYTSDSSVEFTPPHSGVYYIKVTGEKGSTWSLLSAAFGSKLLNQYYSGVNLEYEDFYGLNFGDSTTSTDYIYVSPTVALGGDTEGFVALPSSSYLTIGYDYEIIDKPGVPDIFITEQGAAGDQAEIYVSSYDNEFVFLGMASGGTTTSFDLADIGFDQPVVAVAVVGIDMAGNSPGFDLVHVSGITNGKIAYIPSGLGFYLPVPLNPTPISGSEAKKQIERIDYYAFADMRSYHADPVDTSSGAMVINKNLLQLHGPQKLNFKLDYHSLLLNEGAVGVGWSHNYDAYLEQESEYSVMIHWSNHQKNRFIKNEDGTYDSYDKATQFDQLTQHEDGSYTLKRKDQRIYQFDAAGKLVEQINKHGKSITFQYDDSTNQLIKVIEEDTGTYFGFEYTDNRLTKVTDNLARTMLFQYDENNHLTQITNTRNEVITYTYDELGRVLTSTEQGVQTFVNTYDESGRVVTQDDGVEGNAITTFQYDEEIEPGYLTTIVTKRDGQTKKLIHDYQYRLVKIEDELGHITTMAYDGLGNLIQETDALNQTKQFKYDEMGNTIEIIDPAENKTIMTYDERNNLLTRTNVTGHKTEFTYDESNRLIQVTNPEGFQQSLTYDELGYVQRQVDFNGAETLFTNINGMLQEKQDPNGNIVKYEYDEVGRLIKESFSETEAITYAYDALDHLIQQTDQLGNTTQFTYDMQGNLLSETNALGESTTYTYNANGKLISVEDRLGHTILYAYDPEDRLQKITDPLGHETVQTYDAKGRVIQITDPMRYVTTKEYNAIDQLISETDAEGNRESFTYDTLGYLSTKTDKNGNTTSMTHNAIGQLIQVTDALEGTSTFTVDSRGNITKEVDALGKETLFTYDGMGNVLTKTDALGYVTSFTYDGNGNLISETDAENQTTQYSFNHLNQLTKTTDAKGNIIENTYDVKGRILSTTDPLGHTVAFSYDALDRLVSTTDEVGNSETNTYDNMDRLISTTDPEGNTNTFSYDALGNLLSETNALHGVTQFTYDLNNNVITKTDALGNVMTNTYNKMNDLIQEADALGQLTQYAYDKEGRLTQVTDALGNTTTTTYDEIGRQTGITDALGHTLTTQYDAVGNLISQKDAKENQITLIVYNDGDQPIQMTDALGNTTTQAYGKNGRLTTLTDPLGNNQTYQYDVVNQLTQVVDAMGGISQQSFDSKGQLLAFTDANGVQTSFEYDEAGRLIKETFDSGGGISYQYDGRDLVTEKKNAREQVITYAYDEVERLIQTNTPESEVSRTYDENHNLLTVTDQEGKTITRTYDALDRIVSYVDENGNRIEYRYDEVGNLSQLIYPDGKTVIYTYDEAQNFKSVTDWAGRVTSYTYDENNRPISTVRPDGSKETRTYDVAGQLIELIDETKDGDIIHQETFTYDASSNVKTEGDKNYLYDELNRLTQADNFINPFHPSSVNYQYGYDIGGNIQTIQESTDGSTEETNMTYTSDNRIETYNGESVLYDADGNMIQGPLQGTMQQMEYDSQNRLIRAGDFTYTYNAEDIRTSMTHTSTNETIYQVVNPHAVYSQLLMEVDEEGNPLTYYVYGLGVVSQEDANGNYSVYHYDRRGSTVALTNIEGIITDQYAYSPYGELIYSEGTTNHPFLYNGRYGVMTDENDLYYMRARYYNPEIKRFINRDVVQGSISSSLSLNKYAYVNGNPISYIDPFGLSRESDDVGFLGKAWDVTKTAGVATANFLVMDDARTLMDSDASFTAKVVAGASLFPAGKVLKLGKLVGKATNETNDLSKVVKHNDPPSLSYPMSGDNIGIQLRKDTVKSTLSVDKIDYGAYLKKNIGDPPNDMYDPHAHHIVFKKGNGKSQKELVKVGQEILREYDIDPILGLENLVWAPNRVKGQHGIEALRNVVDNIKKVRDAGGDRDDMVEMLDKLGDIAKRRR
- a CDS encoding aspartate aminotransferase family protein — its product is MEKKGYAISSWHNTEKIYAGLDHLMKQPTRPVKREAMEKVMDYFDTKCVKSKEMVTEAKNFIPGGVQHNLAFNYPFPIVINKAEGAYLWDIDGNQYIDFLQSGGPIILGNNYKPVREKVIELINDCGPVTGLFHEYEYKLAKLINHHMPSIEMYRMLGSGTESVMAAIRISRLVTGKKKVIKIGGAYHGWSDQVVYGLKIPGTRRFEAHGIPRTSTRHTQEVKPNDLSALRRQLKLNKLRGGTACVIVEPVGPESGTRPVNKEYNQQVRKLCDEFDTLLIFDEVVTGFRMGLGGAQGYFDVKPDLTIFGKVIAGGYPSAGGIGGRKDLMSRLAAGLESGKKRAYVGGTLAANPLSALAGYYTIKEIEKTNACEVAGRAGDRLTEGLNEIIDRYNLPFVAYNQGSICHLETAAAMFVKLGINIISALGEIKKRKHMMEEMGAAYLAEGIITLAGSRLYTSLADTDDVIDDALERFDRVFQNIEGV